The nucleotide window CTGCTAGAATATGGGGCGTGTACACCAACCGCCGCGCGCATTACGAGTACGAACTGTTGGAGCGCTACGAGGCGGGAATCAGTCTGACCGGAAGCGAGGTCAAGAGCATACGCGCCGGCGGCGTGGACTTCCGGGACGCCTTCGCGCGCCTGACGAACGGCAACGTGGACCTCGAAGGGCTCTACATCCCCGAATACACGGAAGCCAGCTACAACAACCACACCCCCAGACGTACCCGCCGCCTGCTGCTGCACAGCGAAGAGATTGCCAAGCTGCGCCGGGGCCTGGAGCAAAAGGGCCTGACCCTAGTGCCCACCCGCCTGTACCAGAAGGGCCGGTATTTCAAGGTGGAACTCGCCCTGGCGCGCGGCAAGAAGCTGCACGACAAGCGCCGCGCCGAGGCCGAGAAGACCGTGCGCCGGGAGCTGCGCGACCTGTGAGGCGCCTGGGAATGGGGGCGCGCTGGCCCCGGTTGCTGCTGCTCTCAGCGGCGCTCATCGGCGCGGGGCTGGCCGGCGCGCAGCTCGCCTTCAGCCGCCTGAATCTGGCCGGGCGCGACGTGCAGAGCATCAACCTCTACGGCGCCGAGTACGCCAGCCAGACCACCCTCTCGGGGCTGCTGAGCGTGGTGCGCGACGGCGGTCTGGTGAGAGTCGAGGGGCTGGGGCACGTGCTGCTGCTGCCTATCGACGAGGACCAGGCGCGCGCCGTGACCGACTTCAATACCGTGCAGCTCGACGCTGAGCGCGTCAAGGCCCGCTCGGCCACCCTGGTCAACGGCAATCTGTACCTGCCGCTCGACACGCTGGCGCGCGGTCTGGGCGCGACCTACGCGCCGGGGCAGTTCACGGTGGCCGCGCCGACCCTCCAGGGCGTGAGCAGCCGTGCGGGCCGCAGCAGCGACCGCCTGGTGCTGGACCTGAGCCGCGACGTGGAGGTCAGCGACGAGCTGCGCGGCACCGAGGTCCGCATCACCCTGAGCGGCCTGAAGGGCGATACGCGGCGCTACACCACGCGCGGGGCCTTCCTGCCC belongs to Deinococcus sp. Leaf326 and includes:
- the smpB gene encoding SsrA-binding protein SmpB, whose protein sequence is MYTNRRAHYEYELLERYEAGISLTGSEVKSIRAGGVDFRDAFARLTNGNVDLEGLYIPEYTEASYNNHTPRRTRRLLLHSEEIAKLRRGLEQKGLTLVPTRLYQKGRYFKVELALARGKKLHDKRRAEAEKTVRRELRDL